The genome window TCATAGACAGTAAGACCTGAAACATCGGCGCCATCAAGAGGATAGTACCCGACAAGACCGCTCGTGATTTGGTCTTTTCTAGTCGCGGTCACTTTCACCGGACGACCCATGTTGTAGAGGCGTTTGATTTCGGCAGTTGTGAGAGCGCGGTTGTAGATGCGGACGTCGTCGACAGTCCCTGCCAACGCCTGGCTACCGACAATACTATTTTGACTAGTATCTGCCCACTGAAGCGCTCCAATCAGGACTTTTGCACTACCTGTCATCGCTGTGTTTGAACTGCCCGTAGAAGTATGTTTGATAGCTCCATCGACATAGAATCTAACCTTGCCGTCTCCTGCGGAATCCCAGGTTGTTGTAAGAAAATACCAGGTATTTAAGCTTGGCACCCAACTGACATTTTCATTTACGAAAGTGACACCTCCAGAACGAAAGAGGACATCCGATTGACCACCAGTATAGTACCACTGAATCCAGTCGCTAGCTTGACCTGAACCGCTGACATTTGTAGAAACTGTCGCTTGATATGAGTTAGATAGTGAGTCAAATTTCACCCAGCTAGAAGAGGTAACCGCCGTGTAATTTGTAACCAGAGGAGTCGAAACATATTGCGTGCTACCATTTAGCTTCCCTGCTTGACCGAGAACACCGTCGGTGTAGAAAGTCGAGGTGGCGATGCTTACAAAATTGCCGGTATTGCTATTACCAGAAGCGTCAATCATCGCACCATTTACAATATTTTTACCATCAAAAGTCCAATGAGCAGTGAGACCGAGGTTAATGACAGGGGGTTTAATGGTAGAAGCCTCTACTAGTTGGTAGTTGGTAGTGAGTAGTGGGTAGTAAGAGAGAAAGAGGAAAAAGATAATGCCGAGAACCAAAGTCGCACCTCTCAATGCCCTGCCTGCGCCAAGACTTCGGCAGGCAGGCGAGGAACGACCTTTAAGACTGACGCCCAAATTCCTAGTGAAGCCAGTGTATAACTGACCGTCTTTTTGGCTTAACAATATATAGGTGTAAATAAAGTTGTTTTTATTCATATAAATTTGCGGAATTTCACAGGGTTGACATTTTGATTTGATTTTGCTAAGATACCCACATCACCAATGGAAAAGGTCGCCCTATAAGGTTCCGTCCTTATGGGGTCTTTTCTTTTTATACTCCAACATATTTCGTAGCTCGTTCATATACCTCAAATACGGTCTAAACTCTCTTAATTTTAACAAAGCAGAAAAACTAAATCTATTTGGAACCAATACGGCCAACAATTTACTTTTACTGATAAAATGCTGAACCAAACAATAGAAATCGCCATCGCCTGTTATTATAAGTGCCTTGTCAAAATTAGGATATTCAATCATCGCCTGTAGAACTAGCTCAGCATCACAATTACCTTTTGTGGTGCCGTCTTTGTATTTAAGCGTTGGTTTGAAAATGCAGATAAAACCGGCTTCTTGCAAGGAAATATATAATTCATTATTGCCTTCTATATAGCCGATAAAAAGATAGGCCTTGGAGATTCCGTAGTTTTCTTTTAGATATATTCTGAAACGCTTCCAATCAAGACGCCAATCAAGCGACCGAATGGCTAAATTAACATTCTGGCTGTCTATAAACGCGTAATTGTTTTCTTTTTTCAGCATTTTTTGAATAATTCATTCTATCCTTGCGGGGCAACAGACGAAACTGTTTAGCGGACTCGGGAGGGTTCTCACTGGTTCTATTTTTTGCCCTACCCCATCGCCAAGCGAGATCGTAACCAGAATTCTCTCACCTGCCCCCGCAAAGATATG of Candidatus Paceibacterota bacterium contains these proteins:
- a CDS encoding NYN domain-containing protein codes for the protein MLKKENNYAFIDSQNVNLAIRSLDWRLDWKRFRIYLKENYGISKAYLFIGYIEGNNELYISLQEAGFICIFKPTLKYKDGTTKGNCDAELVLQAMIEYPNFDKALIITGDGDFYCLVQHFISKSKLLAVLVPNRFSFSALLKLREFRPYLRYMNELRNMLEYKKKRPHKDGTL